One Danio rerio strain Tuebingen ecotype United States chromosome 22, GRCz12tu, whole genome shotgun sequence genomic window carries:
- the LOC141380241 gene encoding uncharacterized protein isoform X2: MPHVKGLEILNDCEENRKLVSKLPDWAAARWNRQTTQTLSETQDFPTFQEFAHFMSVEAEVACNPVTSFHALHVSEPNKEKIYFKVSKPKANVFHTKTVTQHDNSKPTGKVNKPCLFCQNGEHQIHECSKFSARSLEERRQFVKDTRLCYGCLRLGHSAKDCRSRHCCNTCKGRHPTCLHDDSFNRKVRSSSAQSPENVHEGVATMSLSVESGCTPVNTSMIVPVWLSTHKDPVSEKLVYALLDTQSDSVFIECAVCKSLKVDSCPVTLKLTTLVGKDSLMSSERISGLRVRGFNSSLIIDLPPAYTKECIPVDRAHIPTMETASHWKHLATLADKIPPLQNCEVGLLIGYNCSRALAPREVILGTENEPYAVRTDLGWSIIGPSLTHFEPQSSAAMCHRVSIKEIPAVTPTDVIKVLESDFKDTEGHTKVTSQEDIMFLRKLEENIRLNKDSHLEMPLPFRKRPYLPDNKPLAVIRLQHLKRRLMRDQEYREHYVTFMEEVIEKGNAEQVFEEGREGERWYIPHHGVYHSKKPGKLRIVFDCSARYKGTSLNDHLLTGPDLMNSLTGILLRFRQYPVALMCDVEKMFHQFHVDHADRDYLRFLWWRNGDFNSQPQTFRMTVHLFGASSSPGCANYGLKHLAREGERLYPLGSQFIMQDFYMDDGVSSIESTEKAIKLAEEARQLCALGSLRLHKFVSNDKEVLKTIPPSECAVDVTAVDLALTDQPLERALGIYWSLEQDNFKFRITVKDQPATRRGILSIVASLFDPLGFLAPFVLKGKTILQEMCRSGMGWDDNLPADLQSAWEHWKADLVNLEKIEVPRCIVPSGFGRIIRREIHHFSDASMSGYGQCSYLRLENEQGDISCSLLMAKSRVAPLKITTIPRLELAAAVVSVAVNDMLKEEMNLTDAETFFWTDSQVVLGYINNEARRFHTFVANRVQRIHRTTTPQQWRYICSDENPADYASRGLSVNNLVTSNWFRGPKVLWEKQIPPPMEISKQLPIGDPEVKKVQSLNTQTVQYSCLSDRLTKLSSWSKAIQAVARLIRRVRKDKSHNHSTLAERNDAQCIIIKDLQKQTYAEEITLLCKGKQLPRSNRLYNLDTFVDQDGLLKVGGRLCEASIPNAVKYPVILPKEHQLTKLLIADCHEKMAHQGKGMTINEIRSRGFWITGVNRTVASFVRQCVRCRKLRGPTEEQKMANLPSERIEPSPPFTYSGMDVFGPFITCKGRKSNKRYGLLFTCFCCRAIHIEMLDDMSTDAFINGLRCFIAIRGAVHQIRCDQGSNFIGARNELTKAMEEIDTNRLVTFLAEKQCDFVFNAPHSSHTGGVWERQIRTVRSVLRSTLSQSSGRLDDSSLRTFFYEAMSIVNSRPLTVDSLTDPSSPEPLTPNHLLTLKPTQALPPPGKFVREDVYARKRWRHVQYLAEQFWGRWHKEYVSNITTRQCWHTPRRNMQVGDIVLEKAVDLPRNEWRLARIIEAVTDKDGLVRRVKIQFGDRNLGKDGKRPHKPSVVERPVQKLVLLMEAA, translated from the coding sequence ATGCCACATGTAAAGGGACTGGAAATATTGAATGATTGCGAAGAGAATAGGAAACTTGTAAGCAAACTCCCTGATTGGGCGGCTGCCCGCTGGAATCGTCAAACCACACAAACGTTGAGTGAAACTCAAGATTTTCCAACTTTTCAAGAATTCGCCCATTTCATGTCTGTTGAAGCTGAAGTTGCCTGTAATCCAGTCACATCCTTTCATGCCCTTCATGTTTCAGAACCtaacaaagagaaaatttatttcAAGGTCAGTAAACCTAAAGCTAATGTCTTCCATACAAAGACTGTCACACAGCATGATAATTCTAAGCCCACTGGAAAGGTCAATAAGCCATGTCTGTTCTGTCAAAATGGTGAACATCAAATTCATGAGTGTTCTAAATTCTCTGCAAGGTCTCTTGAAGAACGTAGACAGTTCGTAAAGGATACAAGATTGTGCTATGGATGTTTGAGGCTGGGTCACAGTGCCAAGGACTGCCGCTCCCGACATTGCTGCAACACCTGTAAGGGAAGACACCCTACCTGCCTACATGATGACAGCTTCAATAGAAAGGTGAGGTCTTCTTCTGCTCAGAGCCCAGAAAATGTCCATGAAGGAGTTGCGACCATGTCATTGAGTGTAGAATCTGGATGCACGCCTGTTAACACCTCTATGATTGTGCCAGTGTGGTTGTCCACACATAAAGACCCAGTTTCTGAGAAGCTCGTCTATGCTCTGTTAGACACACAAAGCGATTCAGTCTTTATTGAATGTGCAGTATGCAAAAGTCTTAAAGTCGACTCCTGTCCCGTGACGCTTAAACTCACTACTTTGGTTGGAAAGGACTCCTTGATGTCAAGTGAAAGGATTTCTGGTCTTCGAGTTAGAGGTTTCAATTCCTCACTGATTATAGATCTACCCCCTGCATACACCAAAGAATGCATTCCTGTGGATCGCGCACACATCCCTACAATGGAGACTGCAAGTCATTGGAAACATCTAGCCACTCTAGCAGACAAAATTCCCCCACTTCAAAATTGTGAGGTTGGACTATTGATAGGATACAATTGTTCCAGAGCGCTAGCGCCCCGAGAAGTAATTCTTGGAACGGAGAATGAACCATATGCTGTTCGCACGGACCTCGGATGGAGCATTATAGGTCCTTCCTTAACACATTTTGAGCCCCAAAGCAGTGCTGCCATGTGTCATAGAGTGTCTATCAAGGAAATACCTGCAGTAACTCCCACAGATGTGATAAAAGTGCTGGAATCTGATTTCAAGGATACAGAAGGGCACACTAAAGTGACGTCTCAGGAGGACATCATGTTTCTGAGAAAGCTGGAAGAGAATATCAGATTGAACAAGGATAGTCATCTGGAAATGCCCCTGCCATTCAGGAAAAGACCATATCTTCCAGATAACAAACCTCTTGCTGTCATAAGACTTCAACATTTGAAGAGGAGATTAATGAGGGATCAGGAGTACAGAGAGCATTATGTAACATTCATGGAGGAAGTAATAGAGAAGGGTAATGCAGAACAGGTGTTTGAGGAAGGACGAGAAGGAGAAAGATGGTACATACCACATCACGGAGTGTACCACTCGAAAAAGCCAGGGAAATTGCGTATAGTTTTTGACTGTTCAGCCAGATACAAGGGAACTAGCTTGAACGACCATCTTCTAACTGGCCCAGATCTGATGAACAGCTTAACTGGCATTCTTTTGAGGTTCAGACAGTACCCTGTAGCCCTAATGTGTGACGTGGAGAAAATGTTCCACCAATTTCATGTAGACCATGCGGATCGTGATTATTTACGATTTCTATGGTGGAGAAATGGAGATTTCAATTCACAGCCTCAAACCTTCCGCATGACAGTGCATTTGTTTGGAGCCTCATCGTCCCCTGGATGCGCTAACTATGGGCTGAAGCATCTTGCAAGAGAAGGTGAACGTCTGTATCCTCTGGGCTCGCAATTTATTATGCAAGATTTCTACATGGATGATGGAGTTTCCAGCATTGAAAGCACAGAGAAGGCCATCAAATTGGCTGAAGAAGCTCGTCAGCTTTGTGCACTGGGAAGCTTAAGGCTTCACAAGTTTGTGTCTAATGACAAGGAAGTCTTGAAGACAATACCACCCTCAGAGTGTGCGGTAGATGTTACAGCTGTCGATCTTGCTCTCACTGATCAGCCTTTGGAAAGAGCTTTGGGCATATACTGGAGTCTGGAACAAGACAATTTCAAATTCCGTATCACTGTTAAGGACCAACCAGCAACTCGTAGAGGGATACTGTCCATAGTGGCCTCATTGTTTGATCCCTTAGGCTTTCTTGCCCCCTTTGTACTCAAAGGAAAGACCATTCTGCAAGAAATGTGCCGAAGTGGTATGGGTTGGGATGATAACTTACCCGCTGATCTACAATCAGCATGGGAACACTGGAAGGCAGATCTAGTTAATCTAGAAAAGATTGAAGTGCCTCGTTGTATTGTGCCTTCTGGCTTTGGGAGAATCATAAGGAGAGAGATTCACCACTTCTCAGACGCCAGCATGAGTGGATATGGTCAGTGTTCATATCTCAGACTCGAGAACGAGCAAGGTGACATCAGTTGTTCGTTGCTCATGGCAAAATCTAGAGTGGCCCCACTCAAGATCACAACAATTCCTCGGCTAGAATTGGCTGCCGCAGTGGTGTCAGTTGCAGTGAATGACATGTTGAAGGAGGAAATGAACCTGACAGATGCAGAAACGTTTTTCTGGACTGACTCACAAGTGGTGTTAGGCTACATAAACAATGAAGCCCGCCGTTTCCACACGTTTGTGGCAAATAGAGTACAAAGGATTCACCGCACCACAACTCCTCAACAGTGGCGGTACATTTGCTCAGATGAAAATCCAGCCGATTACGCATCGCGTGGTCTAAGTGTTAACAATCTTGTCACTTCCAACTGGTTTAGAGGACCTAAAGTTTTATGGGAAAAGCAAATACCACCACCTATGGAAATCAGCAAGCAGCTTCCAATTGGCGACCCTGAAGTCAAGAAGGTTCAGTCACTCAACACGCAAACTGTACAGTATTCATGTTTGTCAGACCGTCTCACCAAGTTGTCCTCATGGTCCAAAGCTATCCAAGCTGTTGCACGTTTAATACGTCGTGTCAGGAAAGACAAGTCACATAATCACAGTACATTGGCGGAACGGAACGATGCACAATGTATCATAATCAAGGACTTACAGAAGCAGACATATGCAGAGGAGATAACTTTACTCTGTAAGGGCAAACAACTACCTCGCAGCAACAGACTATACAATCTTGACACCTTTGTCGACCAAGATGGATTGCTGAAGGTGGGAGGGAGACTTTGTGAGGCATCTATCCCTAATGCTGTCAAGTATCCAGTGATACTTCCGAAGGAGCACCAACTTACAAAACTCCTGATTGCTGATTGTCATGAGAAGATGGCTCATCAAGGAAAGGGAATGACCATAAATGAAATCAGATCAAGAGGATTCTGGATTACGGGAGTTAACAGGACTGTAGCTTCCTTTGTACGACAATGTGTGAGATGTCGCAAGTTACGTGGACCTACGGAAGAGCAAAAAATGGCTAACTTACCCTCAGAGCGCATCGAGCCATCCCCTCCATTCACATACAGCGGGATGGATGTTTTCGGTCCATTCATCACCTGCAAAGGTCGCAAGTCAAACAAGAGGTATGGACTTCTTTTTACCTGTTTCTGTTGCAGAGCCATCCATATTGAGATGCTGGATGACATGTCCACAGATGCCTTTATCAATGGCCTGCGTTGTTTCATCGCTATCAGAGGAGCAGTCCATCAAATAAGGTGTGATCAAGGCAGTAATTTCATTGGAGCCAGGAATGAGCTCACCAAAGCTATGGAGGAGATTGACACCAACCGTCTGGTAACATTCTTAGCGGAAAAACAGTGTGACTTTGTTTTTAATGCACCTCATTCAAGCCACACTGGCGGAGTTTGGGAAAGACAGATTAGAACTGTCAGAAGTGTTCTTCGCTCCACCCTGTCACAGTCATCTGGAAGGCTCGATGACTCTTCTCTGCGAACGTTCTTTTACGAGGCCATGTCCATTGTAAACAGTCGTCCGCTCACGGTTGATAGTCTAACTGACCCAAGTAGCCCTGAACCTCTAACCCCTAATCACCTCCTCACTCTAAAACCTACTCAAGCCCTACCACCTCCTGGCAAATTTGTCAGGGAAGATGTGTATGCCCGTAAGAGATGGCGGCATGTCCAATACTTAGCAGAACAATTCTGGGGACGTTGGCATAAGGAGTATGTGTCTAACATCACAACAAGACAGTGCTGGCATACACCAAGAAGGAACATGCAAGTAGGAGATATTGTCTTGGAGAAGGCAGTGGATCTGCCCAGGAATGAGTGGCGCTTGGCAAGGATTATTGAGGCAGTCACTGACAAGGACGGATTGGTGAGAAGAGTGAAAATACAGTTCGGAGATAGAAATCTGGGGAAGGATGGCAAACGTCCACATAAACCATCTGTGGTGGAACGTCCAGTGCAGAAGCTGGTCCTGCTGATGGAGGCAGCCTGA